In Chroicocephalus ridibundus chromosome 12, bChrRid1.1, whole genome shotgun sequence, a single genomic region encodes these proteins:
- the COMMD7 gene encoding COMM domain-containing protein 7 — translation MLRLRRAAAPGPGGAGGAAAAAMGLLNFTRDPVPEAVSGDMHNLNQLSAQQFSALTEVLFRFLTEPKEVERFLTQLSDFATMNKISLGPLKNIVKSILLVPNGALKRNLSSEQVRADFIALGLSEEKASYFAEQWKVNSPTLTRLAVGQTLMINQLIDMEWKFGVTAGSSELEKVGSIFLQLKLVIKKGSQTENVYIELTLPQFYSFLHEMERVKTSLESFS, via the exons ATGCTCAggctgaggcgggcggcggcgccggggccgggcggggcgggcggagccgcGGCAGCCGCCATGGGGCTGCTCAACTTCACCCGCGACCCGGTGCCGGAGGCGGTGAGCGGCGACATGCACAACCTCAACCAGCTCAGCGCCCAG CAATTCTCAGCGCTGACTGAAGTGCTCTTCCGCTTTCTAACAGAACCCAAGGAG GTAGAAAGGTTTCTGACTCAGCTCTCAGACTTTGCCACCATGAATAAAATCAGCTTGGGCCCCCTGAAAAACATTGTCAAAAGTATTCTTCTGGTACCTAATG GTGCCCTGAAGAGGAATTTGTCTTCTGAACAAGTCAGAGCAGATTTTATTGCTCTAG GCCTCAGTGAAGAGAAAGCCAGTTATTTTGCAGAACAG TGGAAGGTGAATTCCCCCACCCTGACACGCCTGGCTGTTGGTCAGACGCTGATGATTAACCAGCTGATAGATATGGAGTGGAAGTTTGGAG TGACTGCTGGGAGCAGTGAACTGGAAAAAGTGGGAAGTATCTTCTTACAG cTGAAGCTGGTGATTAAAAAAGGGAGCCAAACGGAAAACGTATATATAG agttaACTTTGCCCCAGTTCTACAGTTTTCTGCATGAAATGGAACGGGTCAAGACCAGCCTGGAAAGTTTCAGCTGA